The sequence ATTAGATCTTCAACAAGGTGGAAATTCTCGTATTCTTTATGTACATGTTCCTGCGGCTCGGATGAGTATTCTTGTTTATATCGCTACGGCTATAAACACTTTCTTATTCCTATTAACAAAACATCCCCTTTTTCTTCGCTCTTCCGGAACCGGTACAGAAATGGGTGCTTTTTTTACGTTGTTTACCTTAGTTACTGGGGGGTTTCGGGGAAGACCTATGTGGGGCACCTTTTGGGTGTGGGATGCTCGTTTAACCTCTGTATTCATCTCGTTTCTGATTTACCTGGGTGCACTGCGTTTTCAAAAGCTTCCTGTCGAACCGGCTCCTATTTCAATCCGTGCTGGACCGATCGATATACCAATAATAAAGTCTTCAGTCAACTGGTGGAATACTTTGCATCAACCTGGGAGCATTAGCCGATCTGGTACATCAATACATGTTCCTATGCCCATTCCAATCTTGTCTAACTTTGCTAACTTCCCCCTCTCAACCCGTATCTTGTTTGTTCTGGAAACACGTCTTCCTATTCTATCTTTTCCCGAATCTCCTTTAAGGTATGAAATAGAAGCTCGAGAAGGAATAGCAAAACCTAGTTTACTTCCCAGCTCAAACTGAACGCGATGTAATCAAACTTATGGTTGACGCCGTAGAGAATATAAAGCCCATATGCGAAGTGGAAAAAGTAGGAGTAGCAGGTACTATTTATGATGCCCCTGGGATTGTAGCCAGGGATCGTCAACGAACCTTAGCTATTCGTTGGATCCTTGAAGCAGCTTTCAAACGACGTATAAGCTACAGGATAAGCTTAGAGAAATGTTCATTTGCTGAGATACTGGATGCTTACCGAAAGAGGGGAATTGCACGTAAGAAAAGGGATAATCTTCATGGACTGGCTTCCACCAATCGAAGTTTCGCGCATTTCATATGGTGGTAAAGTGAGACCACATAAAGAGCTCTCTGATCCTCATTCAGTCAGATTCTTCAGTAAGATATGGTTTTACCCTTTTCCTTTTTGTTTGAATCTTCATTCATTGAGTATGAGGAATCCAAAAGCAGTAAGACCCCGATACAACAATAAGACAATAAAATTTTGTTACCTACACCTAATTCAAGACCGGTTAATGCAAgaactataaataataatatatacagaAAAAGGCCATGACCGAAGGAGACTACAACCTAGTTATGATTTGAAGCCCGGCTTTATTTTTTACCTTCTGACCTATTATGGTAAGGGCAACCCCTGTTGTCGACGGAATTCGTCATCGGTGAAATGCGAGTAGAATTCACGATAGATTTCTTAATTGCGGCCGCTTAGGTTGACTTGTTCTATAAAGAACGTCAGACTTCCATCCATGAGATGGCGCGGATAGGCATGTTCAAGGGAGCTAAGCGGGGAAACCTTCTCCTGAATGAAGTCGTAGGCTTCCTACCAACTATTTGAATAGGGAGATAGCTCCATAATTCGAGCAAGATTCTGCTCATCAAGCATAAGATTGAAGAGTTTATCCTGCAGACCGGCCTTTTTATCTAATACGCGTAGTTCGAGATACTCTCGATCAAAGATTTCCCAGTAGTGATCTACGTTTAGGGCTTGATCGAAGTGCTCTCGAACCAGCCTCGTGTAATCTCCCGGGTTATTATGAGGGGGGATATTGTAGTAATGCTGGTTCTCGAGAACCCTAATTCGCTCATATATTTCCGCTTCATTTTCTGCTGCGATAACATTTCGAAAAGTAGCCAGAGACTTGTAACTTGACGACGATTCCAACGCCGGCAGATTGGAACTGTCAGCGCCGTTGTCGAAACAGCAAATCCACTCAAAGTCCAGAGGCTGAGACCCCCCACAAGTCAGTCCAAATTTActatatgaaataaagagagtaTGAAATGAATATAGAGCCAATAAAGAACAATTAACACAATCAAACTGAAATTTTAGTAAAAAGGGGGAATGCCGCAGCTCTATAAAGACTAAGATGTTATGTTTATATTACATTACCGAGCTAGCTGGTAATTAAATCCAAAAACTTAAAAACCTCGTTGCATAACCAACTATTTTGTCCATAGAACATAACATCAACATATGAATCCTTGAGAAAGCCTGGGATGTGAATAGCCTCGTCCCCAATCACTGTCCGAACAAGCAAGGCCCGGCATGCTCCATTCTGGGGGTAATTGCTTACCGGCTCTCACCACCCACTCTGCGTATTCATCACAGATTCGATCAAATACCCGCTCTAACTCAGGTGGAGCGCTTTGCGCGTCCGACCTAGTTGAAGAAAGAGTTTAAGAGGTACTTGACAAGAAAGATGGcctctcaaaaaaaaaaagagagactcATTCTTGCTCTCAAAATTTAGAAAGACTTGTCTCCAATTTCCGGTTGGTCCAACCAATAAAGACATGGGAGTCTTTGGGCATTGCTTGGGCCGACTTAAGTAAAGACTGGTTACCTAGTGATTTACAACCACCCTCACTGCACACTGTCTATATCTGTCTACTATTGATTCAGGTGCAAAAATAAAAAGAGCTTATTATCAAACTTCCCCTTCTTCCTCAAAGCACTTTGACTCTTTAAGAACGGGAGTGACAGTGGTCGAAGCTAGTGAATTGAATACCAGACGGGGTATAAGGTTCTTTTCCTATTGAATCAGATCTGGCATTAGTAGGAAAATAAAATTGGATACCTTATATTCCGACTACATGAAATAGAGCACCGGATAAGCCCCCCAGACTATCACTGGAGGTGTAAAAATGAGGAAATATCGCATCTATGCTTTGCGGATGATCTCATGGTGTTCAGCAATGGTGACTTATAATCTATTGCCATTATAAACAATGTCCTCCATATCTTTCAACATCTTTCTGGTCTCACCCCAAATAAATCCGGCTAAGAGTGaggttttcatttgatttttgtaAAGGAAACCACAAAGAATCAGATCACGAACATGCTGGGTTACAAGGAA comes from Vicia villosa cultivar HV-30 ecotype Madison, WI unplaced genomic scaffold, Vvil1.0 ctg.001730F_1_1, whole genome shotgun sequence and encodes:
- the LOC131636432 gene encoding putative cytochrome c biosynthesis ccmC-like mitochondrial protein, with the translated sequence MSLSLSLLQPSFLMSKTRSCALILIGSRLFLTAMAIHLSLRVAPLDLQQGGNSRILYVHVPAARMSILVYIATAINTFLFLLTKHPLFLRSSGTGTEMGAFFTLFTLVTGGFRGRPMWGTFWVWDARLTSVFISFLIYLGALRFQKLPVEPAPISIRAGPIDIPIIKSSVNWWNTLHQPGSISRSGTSIHVPMPIPILSNFANFPLSTRILFVLETRLPILSFPESPLRYEIEAREGIAKPSLLPSSN